The sequence ctagtctTGTTTCAACAAGCTCCATTTGTTTCGCTCTGGCGCTATCTGTCGGCTGATCATGTTAAGCACCTTCTTAGACGCACCATTAGATGTAGACAAGGCCAAGGGCCATTTCAATAGACACCCAATACGGTGTGGACTTCATCTCGCTATGTAATGATATGACACTGTGCATTGGCCAGTATAAAACAGCCTATGTTCCAATTAATTGTCATATTAGCCTTAATTGGTACTCCTAATCTCTTTAAATTAGACATTATTTATTATAGAATGAAATTATTGTATTTGTTAAAACATAAACCTGCAGTTAATCAGCATTGCTTAACAGGAAAACGTGAAAACTAGATTAAGACTTTTTTGACATGCAGAAAAccagaatgcaacatgttaGTGGTTACAAAAGGGAAACGCGGCCCCCTGTGTTTGAAAACGAAAATGTCATTGTCAGAAAGATGTTGACCTTAGGACCTTAGGAGTTGTTGCTTGTATACTATACATATAGAAGTGGTTTTGATTGATATTTTGCAATACAAATTTGTGGTACATCTGCTGGTTAATGACAATGACAATTTTATTAATAGGGCAATTCCACTCAAAACTGCCACGTCCATAACGTCAACACAATGTCATGAATGGTATGATGAACATGATGATTACTTGCAATTTGAGCGTTCACTTTTCTTGGTTGTAGAACTTACATGAAAAACTTTTCAAATAATCATTTGCATCAtacaaataccatggcatttagttggcgttatggacgtgacagttctGCGTAGAATTGCCCAATATCAATTATACACtactggtcaaaagtttggggtcaaattagacagaataccagctgagattagttgcattgttttttttgttttttttaaatcatggcagcagttttcagattacattatgtgcttacataattgcaaaagggttctcgacttTTACTGGAATATCTACTTTACCCAttatcagcaatcattcatccaatgttccaaaggcacattctgtttactaatcggATATCATTTTGAAAGGCTAACTGAGacaacattggagaacccttttgcaattaagCAATAATGTCATcagaaaactgctgccctgattaaataGCTGATCTAGTATAGCTGATTGTTTGTAAATGGTATGAAATGCATCAATTAGCCACTCAGTAAAACAGCTGTATTgcaaatttaaaataaaataactatCACACAGGAACTCAAACACTAGCTGGGGAATACCCATACGAACCTTTGGCCAAGAGACCATTGATGCCAAATTTCCAATGTTCCTAAAACTTACAATCACTAATCCTGCAtgggtgtgtattttctttgaaaTTGAGTAAACAtctgcttttaaaacctttgtttacggCATTGCTGCACAtctgaaacgatttggtaagagtttaatgtaccaatgtaagtttaatttcactgctagttatgCCCCTGCTGGAAGTCGTAAGTTAAGGAAccctttccagacccactctcaatctttccagacccactcccgatctttccagacccactctcgatctttccagacccactctgaatctttccagacccactctcgatctttccagacccactctcgaTCTTGAAAAGGGTCTGGTGTCCACAAGTCTACTCAAACACAGAAATGTagagaaaaaaaagcatttCATCTAAAGAAAAATACAATGACCCATTTGAAACTGCTTTGAGAAAAATCAGTTGAAATGTATCACTTTCACtaccagtgttgggagtaatgcattaaaaaagtaatgtaattacagtaatgcattgctttttgctgtaatgcagtaatgtaaggcattaccaatacaatttcagtaatattttactcggtacaattctcagtaactgaagttactttgctttttaatccaaaattgagaaatgctgcttttacagacaaagatcgtagccattattctcaaactatttgcattaagtctacaccactgtaagtgcaaggaaaggcaaccagcaatgatgagaaccatttaaagtcaacatacaatttcaatatggctatattttactatattaagttgtgagtgacctttggcctttggggcctacattgtcccatgagccataactgcaaccattatattgttcttttattagccttaagcctagctcagtcattatgccataccacatcacctcctgccgtgtaatgagctgcattgaacacatgaagatctattgagaacaccaaatccatatttcctgttattttggtgaaagtaatgtaaacgtagtgtaatgccttacaattcaaagacagtaatattgtaatgtaacaaattactttgagatgacagtaacaagtaataaataatacattacgtttttgaagtaacttgcccaacactgttcaCTACACTACAGTCCACATTCCACCAAAGCCTTTCTTCCAAACCTCCCCAAAATCCTCCAGCGTCATGGTTTTAAGACAGAGAGTGTATCTACAAGTAAGATCCAAGATTCAAGTCTAATAGTCATTTAATAACAAGGATTACAAATGTTAAAAGATGAGATATAAGACATGTCATACTACTGCGCTGCAATACTGATATTTTTATGTGAGATCAAAACCTTATGTGGTTAGGCGTAAGCCTAAAGAGGTTATATTGGCCACATGAATGTGATATCGTCTTGTAACAGAGGGTGCTATTATGAGAGTATAACAGAGGTATAGGGATAGTTAACAGGTGCTATGGCAGGAGGGGTGAAGCTACCATCTGGACAAAGGCTGCCACCAGTGAGAGGCTACATGGACGACATCACCACCATCCTCCAGACAGCAGCATGCACAGTGAGACTGCTGAAGAGGATTGACGAGCTTGTGACCTGGGCAAGGATGAGAATTAAACCTGCAAAGTCACGCAGCCTGTCCCTTAGGAAAGGGGTCAGGAGCGACCACACCACCTTCATTGCAGGTGGTGAGGAGATTCCGTTGCTGGCTAGTCAAGCCGTCCGTAGCCTCGGTCGGACCTACACGGCAGACCTCTCCGCCATAAGCAGATGGGGGAAGCAGTGAGGAAGCAGCTTGCAGAAGGCTTGGCAAGGATCAGCGAGAGCCAGCTCCCTGGCAAGTACAAAGTATGGACTTACCAATTCATACTGTACCCAAGGGTGATGTGGCCACTGAAAATGTGCGAGGTCCCCTCCTCAGTGGCAGATAAGATGGACAGGTTAGCAAACGGGTTCATCAAGAAGTGGCTGGGACTGCCAAGATGCCTGTCAGATGTGGGGCTATTCGGGAGGAACATTCTCCAACTGCCATTGCAGTCCGTCAGCCAGGGATACAGGCAGGAAAAGGCTCGAATGGTGCTTGAGCTGAGGGAATCCACTGACCAGCTAGTGAGAGCAGCTGGCGCCCAAGTAAGAACAGGGAGGAAGTGGAAAGCCCAGGAGGAGGTTGACATGGCCATCAGCAGGTTAAAACACCAGGAGGTCACTGGAAGAGTCCAGGAGGGTTGAGCAGGGTTGGGGAGGGGCGAGACCCCCCTCTTCTGGTCCAAGGCCTCCAAGGAACAGAGAAGAGCCATGGTGGTGGCAGAAGTGGCAAGGACGGAACAAGACCGTCTACGTGTCAAAGCGGTGTCTCAAAGCCGGCAGGGAGGCTGGATGTCTTGGGAAGGCGTCACAGGCAGGCCCATGTCATGGGCAGATCTGTGGAAGACCCCCCAAGCCAGACTCAGCTTCTTAATCAAGTCCACCTATGACACTCTGCTTTGCCCCCGAAACCTCAACCTATGGTTTGGCGCGGAAGAAAGCTGTCCCCTGTGCAACACCATCAACGCAAGCCTCCAGCACATCCTCTCTGGATGCAAGACGGCACTGTCACAAGGCCGCTACAGGTGGCGGCATGACCTGGTGCTGAAAAAGCTGGCAGAGGTGGCAGAGGCGGCAGAGGCAGGCAGACAACAGGCCAACAGCCAACCTCCTGCCCCAGTGAGACGGCACATCTCCTTTGCTAGAGCTGGGGAAGATCCCAAACCCACCCACCAGACAGCAACACCAAGACTCCTCTCACCCGGTGGCGAGTGGACCATGAGGGTTGACCTGGGGAGACAGCTCCATTTTCCAAGGGAGATGGTGGAAACATCGCTCCGGCCAGATCTGATCTTGTGGTCAGTTCCAGACAAGACCATCCTGATGGTGGAACTTACTGTCCCGTGGGAACAAGGCATGGAGGCTGCCAATGAACGCAAACGTTCCAAGTATGCAGACCTGGCAGCAGAGTGTCAGGAGGCTGGCTGGAAAGCCATTACACGCCCTGTTGAGGTGGGGTGTAGGGGCTTTGTGGGCGCCTCAACAGTTCGCCTGCTGCGAGACATTGGCTGCACAGGAGCAGGGAGCCGGAAAGCCATCAAGGAACTGGcggaggaggcagagaggggCAGCTTCTGGCTGTGGctgaggaggagagatagagggtggGGGCAGAACACCTAGGGCATCAGCAGGGGGTGGCAGGTAGAGATACCAGCCATCGCTCCGCCACCAAGAGATGTACTGGGGTTAAAGGAGCGAAACATCAGTGACTGGTGGTCCCCAGCTGATGACCCGTTCCTGCCCATAGGTGTATAGGGGAACACACTTGCATAGAGTGCACTGGTGGAGGTGCGTCAGGCAGCAATGCCCAGCAGGTATACCAACAGCCTGTATCTTCAAAGCTATTATGAGAGTAGAGTTACCTTTCCAGCACCATATGAAATCTAATGATATATTGAATTATACTGTAGGCATGTGAAACGCATGTTTATTCTCTCTGACTGAGAGCAAAATAGGAGAAGCATAAGTGTGACTAAGTCTGTGGGAAGCCACTATGATGCAGATGATaaaatctgtttaaaatgtgacACGTCTGGTCAGGATTTCATGTCTTGTTTTTCTGCATGCATCTCACAAATGAGCACAATTCTGTGACACACAAGACATAAAGGAAGATACATCATTTTTAAATGTGCAGGTTCACATCTATAAAAATATACATTGGAATTTGCAGTTTGCCCATTCCATTTGTGAACAGTAAAACAAGTGTAATGTGAATTAACAATAAAATAACTGTCACACAGAAACTCAAACACAGGAATAAAGAGTAAAAAACATTTAATGTAAagaaaaatacaaatgacaaatttgaaacTGTTTTGAGAAAAATTAGCTGAAATGTATCACTTTCACTGCACCATGGTTCACATTTTGCCAAAGCCTTCCTCCTCCAAACCTCCCCACATTCCTCCAGCACCATGCTTTTGAGACACAGTGTATCTACAAATTAGACTATTTACATGCTTAACTAAGTTttgacatacagcacacacttgACAAATGGACAGTGTCCTGTGGaagacatacagcacacacttgCCAAATGGACAGTGTCCTGTGGAAGACGTCCTAATGCTCTGTAATATCACCTCTAATCTTCAAGATTCAAGGAGGATGAGGTATAAGACATGCCATACTGCTACATAGTGCAATACTGTTGCTCTGCAGTACTGAGCTCGGCTGAATAGGGAACACCACATGTTGAACAGAATATAACGTAGATAAGAGCTTCCATCTCATCACCACTGATAGGTTTCAAGGCTTTGACAAGGCTAAGACAATTATTTTTGTGTAACACCAAAACCTTATGTGGTTAGGCGCAAGCCTATAGGTGTTATGTTGGCCGCATGATTGTGATAATCTTCCTGTAGCAGAGGTGTTATGGATGGTGCTATGATGAGATTATAACAGCAGTGCAGGGACAGTTAACAGGTGCTATTATGAGAATATAACAGAGCAACTTGGCCATGAAATCTAATGAAATGCAAAGTTACGGGCACGTGAAACACATGTTTATTCTGTCTGGCTGAAAGCAAAATAGGAGAAGCATAAGTGTGACTAAGTCTGTGGGAAGCCACTATAATACTGATGATaaaatctgtttaaaatgtgacAAGTCTGGTCAGGTTTTCATGTCTTGTTTTTCTGCATATATCTCACAAATGAGCAGAATTCTggacacacaacagacataaaGCAAGATACATCATTTTTAAATGCGCAAGTTCACATCTATAAAAATATACATTGGAATTTGCAATTTGCCCATTCCATTTGTGAACATCGGACACTATGTTCCTTCCTCTTATTTATTTACAGAAATGGTCCTTTGTGGATGCTCTGTCATTTTCCACTCTCATATGTAGAATACAACAGATCGCACGCAAAACATTTAATTTTCTTTCTTACGTCTCACACTTCATCCCACCACTATTTCTCTTTcatcacctctcacacacatcctcttTTCTCACCACCATCTCTTTTGTTGCTTTTGATCCCTTGGTGTCCAAGGTCAGACCATGACCGAGAAGTAGGACGTGTTCTCGCTCTCGACAGAGCTGAAGGAGCCGGCCGTGCGACGCCTGGACCCTCGCCACCAGCTGCCCAGCTCCTGCCTGCCACCACGGGGGCCCATGGCCGCCTTGAACATCTGGGCCAGCTCGCGGCGGAACTTGATGCCCACGAAGCCGTAGAGGAGTGGATTGAGGGCGCAGTGCGCCAGCCCCATGCTCTCGGCCACCACCGTGCCCATGTCGATGGCGTGCATCACGTCGCAGTCCTTCTCCACGACGTCCAGCATGATCAGGCTGTCGATGAGCCGCAGGCCGCTGTAGGGCGCCCAGGAGACGACGAACACCACCACCAGCGACACGATCAGCCTCATCGACTTGCGCTTCTGCCGGCGAGAGGCGTGGCAGAGGGCGCGGAAGATGCACACGTAGCAGTAGAGCATGACCAGCAGGGGCAGCGCGAACGCCAGCGCCAGGTTCATCAGCTGGAGGCCCACCTGGATCTGCTTGTACGACTCGTGGGCGAACTGCATCTTGCACACTTGCACGTTGGCCACGGGGAGCACCTGGCGGAACTGGACGTCCACGGCGGCCAGTCCGAGACATGCCGCCCAGATGACGGCGCAGGCCACCCGCGCGTGGCAGCCGTTGCGGCGCCAGCCGGCGCTGACCGCGTGCACGATGGCCAGGTAGCGGTCGAAGCTGATGCACGCCAGGAAGAGCACGCCGCAGTAGATGTTGAGCGAGAACATGGCGCCCACCATCTTGCAGGGCACCGTGCCGAAGATCCACGAGTCGGCCGACTGCACGGAGAAGAAGGGCAGCGAGAAGGCCAGCAGGAGGTCGGACACGGCCAGGTGCAGCAGGAAGGTGTCGGTCAGCGAGAAGGAGCTGGGCCCGCGCTGGGCCTGCCGGTAGCGACGCACCACGCACAGCACCAGGACGTTGCCCACCACTGCCAGCACAAACACCAGGCTGTACGCCACAGGCGCGAAACTGCGGATGAACTTCCAGGTCTTGACAACATCGCATGGTGCATACTGACTGAAGTCCTCGTCTGGATAGGATGCATTTTCATCATTATAATCATGctggaagggaaaaaaagaaatatagaCTTCAGAGATGAGACCATGGGAGTGTGAGCATCAAGCATAGaagtacaaccccaaaacagaaaaagttgggacgttttTGTAAAATGCAAATTAAAAACAGAAAGTGATGATATgtaagtctcgtaaacccatatttagcagcaaaaaagacatagacaacatatcaaatgttgaacgTTAtcatatgaaaatgaaaatttggactatttcatggaaaatatatgttaattttgaatttgatgccagcaacatgtttcaaaaaaagttgcgacgggagcatgtttaccactgtgctgcttcacctcttcatttaacaaaattctgtgaatgtttaggaactgaggagaccatttgctagagttttgagaatgaaatgttactTTACTCCTTCATacaggatttcagttgctcagcAGTACGGGGTTttcttagtcatgcttttcattccgttatgcacctaatttgaggAAATCTGCACTGTAGAcaggcagtatatgttgctcaaaacctgtatacatcattcagaattgactgtgctttgccaaacaatatgcccatgctgtaggcacaaagctcctccacaccatcgtagatgttgggtttggaactgagcactaaaacaagttggaaagtttggatacttggatagggcctctcctctttagcccagatgagtccgtgatttccaaaaagaatggcaaattttgattggtttaaccacaggacctttttccatgttatcTCAATCCaatttaaacaagctcaggcccaaaCAAGACGGTGGTATTTTATGTATCATGTCTTAATAGAATTTTGGCTGTTTTGACTGCAGTTTGAATTgtgtatcaaactgtgcacacagacaatggttatcagaggttgtcctgagcccatacaatgacaggtctggaaacaggtctggtgttgatgcagtgccatctgaagtccaaaagaccacagccATCCAATTTATTTTCCAACTCTTTCCCttatttgcaaagatttctctggattctctgaatgctttaatgatattatgtcctgtagatgatgaactccccaaatacttcccAATTttatgttaagaagcattaaaacacattgtttcatcatttgtgcacacaggtttactcAGAGTGATGAacacccctacatctttacgtctaagagaccctgcctctctgggatgctctttttcatacctaatagtgttgccagttaccctaattagttgtcgaacattcctccttttgtttttttatcattacacaacttttccagcattttgttacccctgtAAACTATAAAACTATAAAATTCAAAATtagcatatattttccatgaaatagtcaactcagccatttgatatgttgtctgtgtcatttttgcaactaaatatgagatttgcagattattgcattctgtttttattcacattttacaaaacgtcccaactttttctgttttcggGTTGTAGTAATGGGCGAAGAAGGAAATGGATAAAGCATTATAATTTCAAGGTGACCtttatattttacatcatgATATGATGGAAGAGATGATGATACGACTGGAGAGAACACATCAAACACACCACGCAGAATATGAGGTAAAGTCAAATAAGGTATGACTTTATGATGGTATTACTTACATAGTAGTCTGGTGTTGTCATCTTCTCAGTAGGTAACCAGCACACAGACAAGCTCAACACTCTCTAGCCAAAACGTTTAACAGACAGATAGCAAAAGGAGAAGTTAAGCTTTCAGGAACAGGAGTCAATGTGTTAAAAAAATATCACGAACACTGAATTACAATGAAACCAGATATTTCTTAAGCGCTGCTTAACAAAAACGTGTGAAAAGCTAGAATATGCCTTTTAATTTTTTTCACATGCAGAAGACCATCATGGAACATGTTAGTGGTTGCAAAAAGGGAAACACTGCCCCCTGTGTTTGAAAACGAGCAATTTCATTGTCAGGAAGATGGATCTTAGGGGGACCTTAGAAGTTCTTGTTGTATCCTTTTTAAGCGGGTTTGATTTCTATTTTGATATATAACATCTGCTGGTTATTgtttatgtaaatgtatgtgctCTGAAGTGACACATAGGAACTCAATTTACCAAAGAGTTTAATAACAGCCTGATCATTTTATAATATAAATTATACGTATAAACAGGAGCTATACCAGTAAGCATAATCCATTTAGGAAGAAGATTAGCAGAAAATATGATGCAAATAAAAGAGTGTAAAGTAAATCACAAATTGCATGTTCAAATGCTCACCTAGTTATTCTTTGTTTTGGTCTATGACAGTCTACTATTAAGCTGAGTATAGCTGATTTTTTTGTAAAGTTTATGAAATGCATGGATTGTCCACTCAGTAAAACAACTGTAATGTGAATTAACAATAAAATAACTGTCACACAGAAACTCAAACACAGGAATAAAGAGTAAAACATATTTAATGTAAagaaaaatacaaatgacaaatttgaaacTGTTTTAAGAAAAATCAGCTGAAATGAATCACTTTCACTGCACCATGGTTCACAGTCTACCAAAGCCTTCCTCCTCCAAACCTCCCCGCATTCCTCCAGCGCCATGCTTTTGAGACACAGTGTATCTACAAATTAGACTATTTACATGCTTAACTAAGTTttgacatacagcacacacttgCCAAATGGACAGTGTCCTGTGGAAGACGTACAGCACACACTTGCCAAATGGACAGTGTCCTGTGGAAGACGTACAGCACACACTTGCCAAATGGACAGTGTCCTGTGGAAGACGTACAGCACACACTTGCCAAATGGACAGTGTCCTGTGGAAGACGTACAGCACACACTTGCCAAATGGACAGTGTCCTGTGGAAGACGTACAGCACACACTTGCCAAATGGACAGTGTCCTGTGGAAGACGTACAGCACACACTTGCCAAATGGACAGTGTCCTGTGGAAGACGTACAGCACACACTTGCCAAATGGACAGTGTCCTGTGGAAGACGTACAGCACACACTTGCCAAATGGACAGTGTCCTGTGGAAGACGTACAGCACACACTTGCCAAATGGACAGTGTCCTGTGGAAGACGTACAGTACACACTTGCCAAATGGACAGTGCTCTGTGGaagacatacagcacacacttgCCAAATGGACAGTGTCCTGTGGAAGACGTCCTAATGCTCTGTAATATCACCTCTAATCTTCAAGATTCAAGGAGAATGAGGTATAAGACATGTCATACTGCTACATACTGCAATACTGTTGCTCTGCAATACTGAGCTCGGCTGAATAGGGAACACCACATGTTGAACAGAATATAACGTAGATAAGAGCTTCCATCTCATCACCACTGATAGGTTTCAAGGCTTTGACAAGGCTAAGACAAATATTTTTGTGTAACATCAAAACCTTATGTGGTTAGGCGCAAGCCTAAAGGTGTTATGTTGGCGGCATGCAGAGGTGGGCAgaaatacatcaaaaactattttgttacaaattacaaatactgactcatgaaatgtaacagaataaaatacaaaatactgaagtgaaaaatgtatttaatgaaAATGCAAGTACTGAATAATttggaaatacaaaaatacccacacaatAATCATGGTATACTAACAAGGCATATTATTGGCAGggggctattaattctgtacattggggcacctatgaagtagatctggaaGATGGCttgtaaaaaatgtaatcaccatcccatatcaatgtaaacaatgattgaactgacaagcaggcttcgcaacagtggaatcaactgta is a genomic window of Alosa sapidissima isolate fAloSap1 chromosome 10, fAloSap1.pri, whole genome shotgun sequence containing:
- the LOC121720043 gene encoding C-X-C chemokine receptor type 3-2-like translates to MALEECGEVWRRKALHDYNDENASYPDEDFSQYAPCDVVKTWKFIRSFAPVAYSLVFVLAVVGNVLVLCVVRRYRQAQRGPSSFSLTDTFLLHLAVSDLLLAFSLPFFSVQSADSWIFGTVPCKMVGAMFSLNIYCGVLFLACISFDRYLAIVHAVSAGWRRNGCHARVACAVIWAACLGLAAVDVQFRQVLPVANVQVCKMQFAHESYKQIQVGLQLMNLALAFALPLLVMLYCYVCIFRALCHASRRQKRKSMRLIVSLVVVFVVSWAPYSGLRLIDSLIMLDVVEKDCDVMHAIDMGTVVAESMGLAHCALNPLLYGFVGIKFRRELAQMFKAAMGPRGGRQELGSWWRGSRRRTAGSFSSVESENTSYFSVMV